In one Deinococcus aestuarii genomic region, the following are encoded:
- a CDS encoding tRNA dihydrouridine synthase, whose protein sequence is MSPGFYASRLARPGAVLAPMAGYSDAPLRQLAAEQGALWTVSEMISARGLVLGGDSENLSLGRPYPGEENRVVQLFGAEPELLARAVVKAEGWFAPAALDLNMGCPVPKVRGKGGACLLQTPEVAFELVRAMRSATELDVSAKIRLGWDTDRSVEIARGLAAAGAALITVHGRTSAQRYTGEADWDAIARVAASVDVPVVGSGDVRSAPQARERRRSGVAAVMVGRGAVGNPWLFRALASGDDSPPGLGERARTALRHAELQAAFYGLDRRGLTNMRPLRKVLPQYLPDLPELRGALVTVETLEDVARVLTPLLPVRPARRDMPVAG, encoded by the coding sequence ATGAGCCCCGGTTTCTACGCCTCCCGCCTCGCCCGCCCGGGGGCCGTCCTCGCCCCGATGGCGGGCTACAGCGACGCTCCATTGCGCCAACTCGCCGCCGAGCAGGGCGCCCTGTGGACCGTCAGCGAGATGATCAGCGCCCGGGGGCTGGTGCTGGGCGGCGACTCGGAGAACCTCTCGCTGGGTCGTCCCTACCCCGGCGAGGAGAACCGGGTGGTCCAGCTCTTCGGCGCCGAGCCGGAGCTTCTGGCGCGGGCAGTGGTGAAGGCCGAGGGCTGGTTCGCCCCCGCCGCCCTCGACCTCAACATGGGCTGCCCGGTGCCCAAGGTGCGCGGCAAGGGGGGCGCGTGCCTGCTCCAGACGCCGGAAGTCGCCTTCGAGCTCGTGCGGGCGATGCGCTCGGCGACCGAGCTCGACGTGAGCGCCAAGATTCGCCTGGGCTGGGACACCGACCGCAGCGTGGAGATCGCCCGGGGCCTCGCGGCGGCGGGCGCGGCCTTGATCACCGTCCACGGCCGCACCAGCGCCCAGCGCTACACGGGCGAGGCCGACTGGGACGCCATCGCCCGCGTCGCGGCGAGCGTGGACGTGCCCGTGGTCGGCAGCGGCGACGTGCGGAGTGCCCCGCAGGCCCGCGAGCGGCGGCGCTCCGGGGTCGCGGCGGTCATGGTCGGGCGCGGGGCGGTGGGCAACCCCTGGCTCTTCCGCGCGCTCGCCAGCGGGGACGACTCGCCCCCCGGGCTGGGGGAACGTGCCCGCACCGCCCTGCGCCACGCGGAGTTGCAGGCAGCCTTCTACGGCCTCGACCGCCGGGGCCTGACGAACATGCGCCCGCTGCGGAAGGTGCTTCCCCAGTACCTCCCGGACCTCCCCGAGTTGCGGGGCGCCCTCGTCACGGTCGAGACGCTGGAGGACGTGGCCCGCGTCCTGACGCCGCTGCTCCCGGTCCGTCCGGCAAGGCGAGACATGCCGGTCGCCGGATAA
- a CDS encoding GNAT family N-acetyltransferase, giving the protein MNVTPLALHHAPLLHTLYAAAPGYFALLGTRVPTLSEVQRDVEIALLDPRRHLELLHDAAGELVGSLDCKQDYPNPGDLTINLLLIREDRQSQGLGERTVRDLERRLPRGTTRILASVLGENPRGARFWECLGYTFALDARPSLTWYAKPVAVLPTGPGGDGLHAVSSRRTV; this is encoded by the coding sequence TTGAACGTCACGCCGCTGGCGCTGCACCACGCGCCGCTGCTCCACACGCTGTACGCCGCCGCCCCCGGGTATTTCGCCCTGCTCGGCACCCGCGTTCCCACCCTCTCGGAGGTCCAGCGGGACGTGGAGATCGCCCTGCTCGACCCGCGTCGCCACCTCGAACTCCTCCACGACGCCGCCGGGGAACTCGTCGGCAGCCTCGACTGCAAGCAGGACTACCCCAACCCGGGGGACCTCACCATCAACCTGCTCCTGATCCGCGAGGACCGCCAGTCGCAGGGGCTGGGCGAGCGGACGGTGCGCGACCTCGAACGCCGTCTTCCCCGCGGCACCACCCGCATCCTGGCCTCGGTCCTCGGCGAGAACCCGCGCGGCGCCCGCTTCTGGGAATGCCTGGGGTACACCTTCGCCCTCGACGCCCGCCCCTCCCTGACGTGGTACGCCAAACCCGTGGCGGTCCTCCCCACCGGACCGGGGGGAGACGGCCTGCACGCCGTGTCGAGCCGCCGAACGGTCTGA
- the argB gene encoding acetylglutamate kinase, whose protein sequence is MIVKYGGNAMKSVELRRAVAGEIAALRATYPVVVVHGGGPVIERELAARGVASEFRGGLRVTSPEAMEIVEMALCQLNKGLSQEVGSAVGLMGRDSELLRAEVLDPALGRVGRVTGVNAGLLRTLLGAGITPVVGCVAVGPDGGALNVNADTAAGAVAGALGEGIVFLTDVEGVYRAYPDPSSLAPHLTRAEVEGGIGAGWIAGGMIPKVRAALDALQAGSPHAVIASGMTAGVLAAAARGEAGTRITP, encoded by the coding sequence GTGATCGTCAAATACGGCGGCAACGCCATGAAAAGTGTCGAGCTTCGCCGCGCCGTCGCCGGGGAGATCGCCGCGCTGCGGGCCACGTACCCCGTCGTGGTCGTTCACGGGGGCGGGCCCGTGATCGAGCGTGAACTCGCGGCGCGGGGCGTGGCGAGCGAGTTCCGGGGCGGCCTGCGGGTGACCTCCCCGGAGGCGATGGAGATCGTCGAGATGGCCCTGTGCCAGCTCAACAAGGGGCTCAGCCAGGAGGTCGGCTCGGCGGTCGGCCTGATGGGACGCGACAGCGAGCTCCTGCGCGCCGAGGTCCTCGACCCCGCCCTGGGCCGGGTGGGGCGGGTGACGGGCGTGAACGCGGGGCTGCTGCGGACCCTGCTCGGCGCGGGGATCACCCCCGTCGTGGGCTGCGTGGCGGTCGGTCCGGACGGAGGCGCCCTGAACGTGAACGCCGACACCGCCGCCGGGGCGGTCGCGGGGGCGCTCGGCGAGGGCATCGTCTTCCTGACGGACGTGGAGGGCGTCTACCGCGCCTACCCCGATCCTTCCAGCCTCGCCCCCCACCTCACCCGCGCGGAGGTGGAGGGCGGGATCGGGGCGGGCTGGATCGCGGGCGGCATGATTCCTAAAGTCCGCGCCGCTCTCGATGCCCTCCAGGCCGGGTCCCCCCACGCCGTGATCGCCAGCGGGATGACGGCGGGCGTCCTCGCGGCGGCGGCGCGGGGGGAGGCGGGGACGCGGATCACGCCCTGA
- a CDS encoding GNAT family N-acetyltransferase: MTLPAVPTEVRTPRLLLRAPSPEDAPALHAAVQTSLPELRRWMVWAQEPPDLPGTVENLREVAVRFETRENLRYHVWNAEGTELVGSSGYHALDWRVPKGEIGYWISTAHAGRGYATEVARALTDLGLRPPGEGGLGFRRIEIRADARNDRSARIPRALGYTLDATLVNDAVAADDPGQLRDTLVFSVTR, from the coding sequence ATGACCCTGCCCGCCGTCCCCACCGAGGTCCGCACGCCCCGCCTCCTGCTGCGCGCCCCCAGTCCCGAGGACGCCCCGGCCCTCCACGCCGCCGTCCAGACTTCGCTGCCCGAGTTGCGGCGGTGGATGGTCTGGGCCCAGGAACCGCCCGACCTCCCCGGCACGGTGGAGAACCTGCGGGAGGTCGCCGTGCGCTTCGAGACACGCGAGAACCTGCGCTACCACGTCTGGAACGCGGAGGGCACCGAACTCGTGGGCAGCAGCGGCTACCACGCGCTCGACTGGCGGGTCCCGAAGGGCGAGATCGGGTACTGGATCTCCACCGCGCACGCCGGGCGGGGTTACGCGACCGAGGTGGCGCGGGCGCTGACCGACCTCGGCCTGCGCCCCCCGGGGGAGGGGGGCCTGGGCTTTCGCCGCATCGAGATTCGTGCGGACGCCCGCAACGACCGCAGCGCCCGCATCCCCCGCGCCCTGGGCTACACCCTCGACGCCACCCTCGTGAACGACGCGGTGGCGGCAGACGACCCGGGGCAACTGCGGGACACGTTGGTCTTCAGCGTGACGCGGTGA
- the purK gene encoding 5-(carboxyamino)imidazole ribonucleotide synthase — MTPQQAALGILGGGQLAQMLALAALPLGIRTVVLEPDPQAPARLCAEHLCAPYTDPAGLGRLAGCDAVTLEFENVPVEALARLEGRVPVRPGGTLLARSKHRAREKEALRAAGAATAPFVTVETEADLPGALERVGGHGLLKTSELGYDGKGQARVNSEAELRAAWEELGHVPCVLEGLVTFEREVSLGVARTAAGEVAFGPLVENTHRRGILRTSVYPAQVPPGTEARARDLARRVAGGWGLEGLLTLELFQLPGGDLLVNEVAPRVHNSGHLTQDGGGVSQFEAQVRAVLGWPLADWAPLHPCAMVNVVGTPDGTEPDWAAIDALPGTRRHLYHKAPRPGRKLGHVNLVAPDVETLRGRLARLERLVP; from the coding sequence ATGACCCCTCAACAGGCCGCCCTCGGCATCCTCGGCGGCGGGCAGCTCGCCCAGATGCTCGCCCTCGCCGCCCTGCCGCTCGGCATCAGGACGGTGGTGCTGGAGCCCGACCCGCAGGCGCCCGCCCGGCTGTGCGCCGAGCACCTGTGCGCCCCCTACACCGATCCCGCGGGGCTGGGCCGCCTCGCCGGGTGCGACGCCGTGACCCTGGAGTTCGAGAACGTGCCCGTGGAGGCGCTCGCCCGGCTGGAGGGGCGGGTGCCCGTGCGGCCCGGCGGAACGCTCCTCGCCCGCAGCAAGCACCGCGCCCGCGAGAAAGAAGCCCTGCGCGCGGCGGGGGCGGCCACCGCGCCCTTCGTGACGGTCGAGACGGAGGCCGACCTGCCCGGCGCCCTGGAGCGGGTGGGGGGCCACGGCCTCCTCAAGACCTCCGAACTCGGCTACGACGGCAAGGGGCAGGCGCGGGTGAACTCGGAGGCCGAGTTGCGCGCCGCCTGGGAGGAGCTGGGCCACGTGCCCTGCGTGCTGGAGGGCCTGGTGACTTTCGAGCGCGAGGTGAGCCTGGGGGTGGCGCGCACGGCGGCGGGCGAGGTCGCCTTCGGGCCGCTGGTGGAGAACACGCACCGCCGGGGCATTCTGCGAACGAGCGTCTACCCGGCGCAGGTCCCCCCCGGCACCGAGGCCCGGGCCCGCGACCTCGCCCGCCGGGTGGCCGGGGGCTGGGGGCTGGAGGGGCTGCTGACCCTCGAATTGTTCCAGTTGCCAGGCGGCGACCTCCTCGTGAACGAGGTCGCCCCGCGCGTGCACAACAGCGGGCACCTCACCCAGGACGGCGGGGGCGTCAGCCAGTTCGAGGCGCAGGTGCGCGCGGTGCTGGGCTGGCCGCTCGCGGACTGGGCCCCCCTCCACCCCTGCGCGATGGTGAACGTCGTGGGCACCCCGGACGGCACGGAGCCCGACTGGGCAGCCATCGACGCCCTGCCCGGCACCCGGCGGCACCTCTACCACAAGGCGCCGAGGCCGGGCCGCAAGCTCGGGCACGTCAACCTCGTCGCGCCGGACGTGGAGACGCTGCGGGGGCGGCTGGCGAGGCTGGAACGCCTCGTGCCCTGA
- the purE gene encoding 5-(carboxyamino)imidazole ribonucleotide mutase, whose product MRAVTDTDGSPRVGVVMGSRSDFETMLGGLGVLRELEIGYEVRVLSAHRTPALLPSYAARAERLNLAAIIAGAGGAAHLPGMLAAFTRVPVLGVPVQSRALSGQDSLLSIVQMPAGVPVATFAIGPAGAKNAALFAAAILATTDAGVRERLVAFRERQTRVVLDDPFFEGHPEAGAE is encoded by the coding sequence ATGCGGGCCGTGACGGACACGGATGGGTCGCCCCGCGTGGGCGTGGTTATGGGCAGCCGCAGCGACTTCGAGACGATGCTGGGCGGCCTGGGCGTGTTGCGCGAACTGGAGATCGGATACGAGGTGCGGGTGCTCTCGGCGCACCGGACGCCTGCCCTTCTCCCCAGCTACGCGGCCCGCGCCGAGCGGCTGAATCTCGCCGCGATCATCGCGGGGGCGGGGGGGGCCGCCCACCTGCCGGGGATGCTCGCCGCCTTTACCCGTGTGCCTGTCCTCGGCGTGCCTGTCCAGAGCCGCGCCCTGAGCGGCCAGGACAGCCTGCTCAGCATCGTGCAGATGCCCGCCGGAGTCCCCGTCGCCACCTTCGCCATCGGCCCGGCGGGAGCGAAAAACGCCGCCCTCTTCGCCGCCGCGATCCTCGCCACGACGGACGCGGGGGTGCGGGAGCGTCTGGTCGCCTTCCGCGAGCGCCAGACCCGGGTCGTCCTCGACGACCCGTTCTTCGAGGGCCACCCGGAGGCGGGGGCGGAATGA
- a CDS encoding glutamate ligase domain-containing protein, producing the protein MTGGPDHDWLFSRTRAGRARGPGAARALLDRLGAPDRHFTALRVVGTNGKGSTCAMLEAGLLAAGVRVGRFTSPHLTRYEERIRLQGHDLDPARTADFIAWAKEHAPDAAFFDLTLALACLAFAREGVELAVMEAGVGGVSDATQALSTVCAVALTNVALDHTATLGPTLREIARDKALAARPGVPLLTTATGEALEVVREVTAEIGAPLFTPGTHPALFALPRPPRLAGAHQHANAALALATLRLLGHGAGVDAALDATHPARLERFEVGAKTVLLDGAHNPHATGALAASVPHADVLLFGNLARKDTAATLAPLLAVAPVRVFTAPGDPATPPHALAEKYGGEALPDPQAALFRALDLTPPGGTLLITGSLYLAGTVRVLLVAALASP; encoded by the coding sequence ATGACGGGCGGGCCCGACCACGACTGGCTCTTCTCGCGCACCCGCGCGGGCCGGGCACGGGGACCGGGGGCGGCGCGGGCCCTCCTCGACCGGCTCGGGGCACCGGATCGCCACTTCACTGCCCTCCGGGTCGTCGGCACGAACGGCAAGGGGAGCACCTGCGCGATGCTGGAGGCCGGGCTCCTCGCCGCCGGGGTCCGCGTGGGCCGCTTCACCAGCCCGCACCTCACCCGCTACGAGGAGCGAATCCGCCTCCAGGGCCACGACCTCGACCCGGCCCGCACCGCCGACTTCATCGCCTGGGCGAAGGAGCACGCGCCGGACGCCGCCTTCTTCGACCTCACCCTGGCGCTCGCCTGCCTGGCGTTCGCGCGGGAGGGAGTCGAGCTGGCCGTGATGGAGGCCGGGGTGGGCGGGGTCAGCGACGCGACGCAGGCGCTCTCCACGGTATGTGCCGTCGCCCTCACCAACGTGGCCCTCGACCACACGGCCACCCTCGGCCCCACCCTGCGCGAGATCGCCCGCGACAAGGCGCTCGCCGCGCGGCCCGGCGTGCCCCTGCTCACCACCGCGACCGGGGAGGCGCTGGAGGTCGTGCGGGAGGTCACGGCGGAGATCGGCGCCCCCCTCTTCACCCCGGGGACACACCCGGCTCTCTTCGCCCTACCCCGCCCGCCCCGGCTCGCGGGAGCGCACCAGCACGCGAACGCCGCCCTCGCCCTGGCGACGCTGCGGCTCCTCGGCCACGGGGCGGGAGTGGATGCCGCGCTCGACGCCACCCACCCCGCCCGGCTGGAACGCTTCGAGGTCGGGGCAAAGACGGTGCTCCTCGACGGCGCTCACAACCCGCACGCCACGGGCGCTCTCGCCGCCAGCGTGCCGCACGCCGATGTGCTCCTCTTCGGCAACCTCGCCCGCAAGGACACCGCCGCCACCCTCGCGCCCCTGCTCGCCGTCGCGCCCGTCCGGGTCTTCACCGCGCCGGGCGATCCGGCGACCCCGCCTCACGCCCTCGCCGAGAAGTACGGTGGAGAAGCCCTGCCCGACCCACAGGCCGCCCTCTTCCGTGCCCTCGACCTCACCCCGCCCGGTGGCACGCTGCTGATCACGGGGAGTCTGTACCTCGCCGGAACGGTGCGTGTCCTCCTCGTGGCGGCCCTCGCTTCCCCTTGA
- a CDS encoding tetratricopeptide repeat protein — MRGDHGKLHSTLVQLLELVQRSEDHEAHIWTASRLAEFYSEQGQHAKAMEALHKGVGPGQELPPPLLVTRAVVLRRRGQVELALSDFEAALPNVRAMQDAHLLTRTLLHQADALRRAGRAQEAVGCLREALERLLQDRDQGRYKPDIEELAELAHSALLEPEVAPFMEAVLERLAAVTGGTSLDDDRLTHVQVQTLGRVQITRDGQPVPLTLHGSALLLVYLSQHPGRTRQEIQLDLYPDKEPVTGSNYIRSVIRELREGLGREVVVHTGPHNQPRYSLGPGLSLTLDVEELRRALDEGDAARILALYRGPFMAPLTDSEWADGLREELQTAVTLALRGQMRAARGRGDLRRALLLANQLLRVDPYDPEVLEERVEIARRVASPQEVARYVVELQRLGT; from the coding sequence TTGCGCGGCGACCATGGTAAATTACATTCGACTCTCGTTCAGCTTTTAGAGCTTGTTCAGCGCAGCGAAGATCACGAAGCCCACATCTGGACCGCCTCCCGCCTCGCCGAGTTCTACAGCGAGCAGGGGCAGCATGCCAAGGCGATGGAGGCGTTGCACAAGGGCGTGGGGCCAGGTCAGGAGCTGCCCCCTCCCCTGTTGGTGACGCGTGCGGTGGTCCTCAGGCGGCGGGGGCAGGTCGAGCTTGCGCTCAGCGACTTCGAGGCGGCGTTGCCGAACGTGCGGGCCATGCAAGATGCCCACCTCTTGACCCGCACGCTGCTGCATCAGGCAGACGCGCTGCGGCGGGCGGGCCGGGCCCAGGAGGCGGTGGGGTGCTTGCGGGAGGCGCTCGAACGGCTGCTGCAAGACCGCGACCAGGGGCGTTACAAGCCCGACATCGAGGAGTTGGCCGAGCTGGCCCACAGCGCCCTGCTGGAGCCGGAGGTCGCGCCCTTCATGGAGGCGGTGTTGGAGCGGCTGGCGGCGGTGACGGGAGGCACCTCGCTCGACGACGACCGCCTGACCCACGTGCAGGTGCAGACGCTCGGGCGCGTGCAGATCACGCGCGACGGGCAGCCCGTGCCCCTCACCCTGCACGGGAGCGCCCTGCTGCTGGTGTATCTCAGCCAGCATCCGGGGCGCACCCGGCAGGAGATTCAGCTCGACCTCTACCCCGACAAGGAGCCGGTGACGGGCTCGAACTACATCCGCAGCGTGATCCGTGAGTTGCGCGAGGGGCTGGGGCGCGAGGTCGTGGTCCACACCGGGCCGCACAACCAGCCGCGCTACTCGCTGGGGCCGGGGCTGAGCCTGACCCTCGACGTGGAGGAGCTGCGCCGGGCGCTCGACGAGGGGGACGCCGCGCGCATCCTGGCGCTGTACCGGGGACCCTTCATGGCGCCCCTCACCGACAGCGAGTGGGCCGACGGGCTGCGCGAGGAGTTGCAGACGGCGGTGACCCTCGCCCTGCGCGGACAGATGCGGGCGGCGCGCGGGCGGGGCGACCTGCGGCGGGCCCTGCTCCTCGCCAATCAGCTCCTGCGGGTGGACCCCTACGACCCCGAGGTGCTCGAAGAACGGGTGGAGATCGCCCGCCGCGTCGCCTCCCCGCAGGAGGTCGCCCGCTACGTGGTCGAGTTGCAGCGGCTGGGCACCTGA